A window of Syntrophaceae bacterium genomic DNA:
TCACCGTCCTGTCGCTCGCCCCGGCGATCCTCATGATGGTGACCTCCTTCACGCGGATCGTCGTCGTGCTCTCGATCCTGCGGCACGCCCTGGGCACCCAGCAGCTGCCGGCAAACCAGATTGTCATCGGGCTCGCACTCTTCCTGACGTTCTTTATCATGACGCCCGTCTGGCAGAAGGTCAACAGCGACGCCATCCAGCCCTACATGAACGAGGAGATCTCGACCCAGCAGGCCTTCGAGAAGGCGGCGGTGCCGATCCGGGACTTCATGCTCAAACAGACCCGGGAGAAGGACATGGAGCTCTTCATCAAGATCTCGGGCGGCAAAAAGCCCGAGAAGCCCGCCGACGTGGCGCTTACGGCGCTCATCCCGGCATTCGTGATCAGCGAGCTGAAAACCGCCTTCCAGATCGGCTTTCTCATCTACATCCCCTTCCTCGTCATCGACATGGTCGTGGCCAGTATCCTGCTGTCGATGGGGATGATGATGCTGCCGCCGATCATGATCAGCCTGCCCTTCAAGCTCCTGCTGTTCGTGCTCGTCGACGGGTGGTACCTCATCATCGGCTCGCTCGTCCAGAGCTTCCACTGAGCGCCCGCGGGGGGGAGGCAGAGGCATGACAACGGATCTGATCATGGGCATCGCGGCCGAGACGATGAAGGTGACCCTCCTGGTGTCGGCGCCGATCCTGCTCGTCGGCCTCGTCGTGGGCATCGTGATCAGCGTCTTCCAGGCAGTGACGCAGGTGCACGAGATGACGCTGACCTTCGTGCCGAAGATCATCGCCGTCATGCTGGCCCTCCTCGTCGCCGCGCCGTGGATGCTGGACATGCTCGTGAACTTCACACACAACCTGTTCTCGAACATACCGAACTATATCAAATAGGCACCAGGCAACAGGCGCGGGCATCAGGTGACAGAGCGTGAACTTCCCCGTTTTCTCCGCCGCCCAGGTCGAGCTGTTCTTCCTCGTCCTCATCCGGGTCAGCACGATCCTGGCCATGATCCCGATCCTCGGGGACCGGACCACGCCCCTGCGGGTCAAGGGGGGGCTGTCGATTCTCGTTACCGCTCTGGTCCTGCCCTTCGTGGAGCCCCCGGCGGCGGCCGCGGACGATCTCTTCAGCCTCGGCATGCGCATGGGCGGGGAGGTGTTCATCGGGGTCATCCTGGGATTCGCCGGCCGGCTCGTGTTTGCGGGGATCCAGCTGGCAGGCCAGCTCGTGGGCTTCCAGATGGGCTTTGCCATCGTCAACGTCATCGACCCCGCGACGAGCGGCCAGGTGTCCATCATCGCCGAGTTTCAGTACATGCTGGCCGGGCTCTTCTTTTTGGCCGTCGACGGCCACCACACGATGATCCAGGCCATCTCGGAAAGCTACCGGGTCCTGCCGGTCCTCGGGTTCCACGTCACGGGCGACCTGGTGCAGAACCTCGTCGCGCTGTCGCGGAACCTCTTCATCATCGCCGTCAAGGTCTCGGCCCCCATCGTCGTGGCCCTCCTGTGCGCGAATGTCGGCCTGGGCCTCGTCGCGCGCACCGTTCCACAGATCAACATCTTCATCGTGGGCTTCCCGCTCCAGATCGCCATCGGCCTCATCGGGATCGGGGTCACGCTGCCCCTGTTTCTCCACATCGCGGCCGGCCTCTTCTCGAACCTCCCCGCCGAAATGGGCCTCTTGCTCAGGGCAATGTAGGCGCCGGGGGTGCAGGCATCAGGCAACGGGCGTCAGGCGCAAGACTGGACGGCGGGGAAAGGCGTCCATCATCTCTCCTTGCGGCCCGGCCATTGCCCGAAATCCGGAGCGATAATCCCGGAATCAGAACGCGTTTCCGGCACGAAGTCTGCAACCCTTTCCATCGCCGCCGCAGCCTGATACCCCGGGTTTGGCGCCGGTTTGTTGACGGCGCCGTCAGCAGCCCGGAATCTCGTTGCAAGGGTTGCAAAACCGCCGTCTTGCGCGCTGACGGCTAGAGCGAACAACGCAAAACGTAAAACGTAAAACCCAAAACCTAACACGGCATACGGCAGTTTCATGGCCGACATCGACAAGGACCAGGAACGAAACGAACAGGCGTCGCCCAAGCGACGCGAGGAAGCCCGGAGCAAGGGCCAGGTCGCCCAGAGCCGCGAGGCGGTATCGGCGGCGATCCTGCTGTCCTGCACGATCCTGTTCTATTTCGGCTCCGGGGCCATGGTCGAGCGCCTGATGGACCTGACGCGCTGGACGCTGCGCGAATGCGGCACGACGGCCGTCACCCTCACGAACATCCACTCGCTTCTCTGGGGATGGTCCTGGAAGCTCCTGCTCATCCTGGGCCCGCTGCTGCTCACCGTGCTTGCGGCCGGGGTGCTGGCCAACTACCTGCAGATCGGGTTCATCTTCTCCACGGAGGCGCTCGCCCCGAAGTTCGACAAGATCAACCCC
This region includes:
- the fliQ gene encoding flagellar biosynthesis protein FliQ, whose product is MTTDLIMGIAAETMKVTLLVSAPILLVGLVVGIVISVFQAVTQVHEMTLTFVPKIIAVMLALLVAAPWMLDMLVNFTHNLFSNIPNYIK
- the fliR gene encoding flagellar type III secretion system protein FliR, translating into MNFPVFSAAQVELFFLVLIRVSTILAMIPILGDRTTPLRVKGGLSILVTALVLPFVEPPAAAADDLFSLGMRMGGEVFIGVILGFAGRLVFAGIQLAGQLVGFQMGFAIVNVIDPATSGQVSIIAEFQYMLAGLFFLAVDGHHTMIQAISESYRVLPVLGFHVTGDLVQNLVALSRNLFIIAVKVSAPIVVALLCANVGLGLVARTVPQINIFIVGFPLQIAIGLIGIGVTLPLFLHIAAGLFSNLPAEMGLLLRAM
- the fliP gene encoding flagellar type III secretion system pore protein FliP (The bacterial flagellar biogenesis protein FliP forms a type III secretion system (T3SS)-type pore required for flagellar assembly.), whose protein sequence is MKKPLWTSLALAALLAAAATLSAAEAAWAQNMPVPSVSLSIGDGSGEPGKVAVVMQLLLLLTVLSLAPAILMMVTSFTRIVVVLSILRHALGTQQLPANQIVIGLALFLTFFIMTPVWQKVNSDAIQPYMNEEISTQQAFEKAAVPIRDFMLKQTREKDMELFIKISGGKKPEKPADVALTALIPAFVISELKTAFQIGFLIYIPFLVIDMVVASILLSMGMMMLPPIMISLPFKLLLFVLVDGWYLIIGSLVQSFH